From the genome of Pseudomonas mohnii:
TCGAAAGCATGAGCCTGGATGTGCAGGTGAAGTTGCTGCGTTTGCTGCAAGAACGGGTGGTCGAACGCCTGGGTGGCAATCAACTGATCCCGCTGGACATCCGTATCATCGCCGCCACCAAGGAAGACCTGCGCCAGTCTGCCGATCAAGGGCGTTTTCGCGCCGACTTGTATTACCGACTGAACGTCGCACCGCTGCGTATTCCCCCCCTGCGCGAGCGCGGCGAAGATGCCTTGATGCTGTTCCAGCATTTCGCCGATGAAGCCAGTGCCCGCCATGGCTTGCCGCCCCACGAGCTGCAACCCGGGCAACGCGCGCAGCTGTTGCGTCACACCTGGCCCGGCAATGTGCGCGAACTGCAAAACGCCGCCGAACGCTTCGCCCTCGGCCTGGAGCTGGCACTGGACAACTCAGGGCTGCAAGACACGGCCGGGGCGCCGCTGGCGGTGGTCAGCGGTGGCCTGAGCGAACAAGTGGAAAACTTCGAAAAAACCCTGATCGCCGCCGAACTGGCGCGCTCGCACAGTTCGCTGCGCAGCGTCGCCGAAGCCTTGGGCATTCCACGCAAGACCTTGCACGACAAGCTGCGCAAGCACGGCCTGAGCTTCGCCGACAGCGGCGTCTCCAGCCACACCGACGAACTCGATTGACCCACTGTCTAATCATCCACTTCAAACATGAGGCCCCGCATGAACCGCGACAGTCGTTACCTGGAAACCGTCCTCCATCACGACATCCCCCTCACGCGGGACATGGGCCTCAAAGTGCTCGACTGGCACGATCAGCAGCTGCGCTTGTATTTGCCGCTGGACGCCAACGTCAACCACAAGAGCACCATGTTCGGCGGCAGCCTGTATTGCGGCGCGGTACTGGCCGGCTGGGGCTGGCTGCATTTGCGACTGAAAGAAGAAGGGATTGAAGACGGGCACATCGTGATTCAGGAAGGGCAGATCAGCTACCCGCTCCCTGTGACCGGCGATGCGAACGCCATTTGCCAGGCGCCGAGTGCAGCGGTGTGGAAGAAATTCCTGACCATGTACCAGCGTTACGGCCGGGCGCGTTTGACACTGCATACCCGGGTCGTGAATGCGGGAAGCGAGGAAGATGCCGTGACGTTCACCGGGCAGTACGTGCTGCACCGCTGAACGTGAGGACGATGCAAAACCCTGTGGCGAGGGCGCTTGCTCCCTCGCCACAGATCTAAGAAAACGTCAGGAGCGGGCCAGCTCGAGCAATTTCTCCCGCCACGCCGCCTTCGCCGGCAGTGCCAAAAAGAACTCATTCAACAACGATTCCCGGGCCGGATAGCTGAAAGGCGCACCGCTCAGCTCCAGCACCTCGCCACCCGCCCCTTCCAGCACGCCTTGCGCTGCGGCCGTGTCCCACTGCGAGGTGGGTGCCAGGCGCGGATAACAATCCGCCGCCCCTTCGGCCAACAGACAAAATTTCAATGAACTGCCGATATTGGCCAGTTCCAACTCACCCAGACTGGCGCTCAACCCGGCCAGCAAACGTTCTTGCTCAGGGCTGGAATGGCGACGGCTGGCGACCACTGTGAACGGGGCACCCGCCGGCGGCACTTCGCGAACCTGAATCGGCAGCGGCGCTTCGCCCCTGTCACCACGCCACGCCCCCCATCCGGCACCGCCCACGTAAAAGCGCCCATTGGTCGGCATCGACACCACGCCAAACACCACACGGCCCTGCTCGATCAGGGCGATGTTGACCGTGAACTCTTCACTGCCGGAAATGAACTCTTTGGTCCCATCCAATGGGTCTACCAACCACCAGCGCTGCCACCCGGCGCGCACGCTCCGGGGGATGTTGGCGTCCTCTTCGGACAGCACCGGGATGCTCGGATCGAGTGCCGTCAGGCCGGCCAGGATCAAGTGATGGGCAGCCAGGTCGGCGGCGGTCACCGGAGAGTCGTCGGCCTTGGTCGTCACCGCCGTGCCTGTGCGCCAGAACGGCAGGATCGCTTCGCCCGCCTGCAACGCCAGTTCGACCACCGGCGCCATCAATGGATGAGAGAAATTCATGGCAGGAACACTCCGCGTTGAGTCAGCAAGTCACGGGCCAGGTACAGCGCCGCCAAGGCTCGCCCCTCAGTGAACTGTGGGTTCTGCACCAGAGTGGACAGCTCGCGCAGGTTGACCTTGCTCTGGCCCATCGGCTCCGGCTCGTCACCCTCCAGACGTTCTTCATAGAGGTCCGTGGCCAGTACCACCTGGATTTTCTGGCTCATGTAGCCGGGCGACAATGACAACTCGGTCAGATGCTCCAATTGCCGGGCACCAAAACCAGCCTCTTCCTTGAGCTCCCGCTCGGCCGCCGCCAGCACGTCTTCACCCGGCTCGATCAAGCCTTTGGGCAGTGACAGTTCATAGGCATCGGTGCCGCCGCAATACTCTTCGACCAGCACCGCATGCTCGGCGTCGAGCATCGCCACGACCATCACCGCGCCATACCCGGCGCCCTTGCCGACCAATCGCTCATAAGTGCGCTCCACGCCGTTGGAAAAGCGCAGCTTCAGTTCTTCGACACAGAACAAACGGCTGGTGGCGACTATCTCGCGGGCGAGGACGGTGGGTTTCTGGCGCATGAGCGGCTCCTGGGCAATAGCGGGTTACTATACCCGGCCTATCCTGATTGTTGTCTTCGGATACCTTTTTTACCGCTGGAGAAGTTTTTTATGCCCCTGCTGCCCTGGCACGACATCGACACCGTTCTGCTGGACATGGACGGCACGCTGCTGGATCTGCACTTCGACAACCATTTCTGGCTGGAGCACCTGCCCCAGCGTTATGCCGACTTGCACGGGGTCAGCCGGGCCATGGCCGAGCTGGAACTGCAACCGCTGTTCGAACGCAATGCCGGTCTGTTGCAGTGGTACTGCCTGGATTTCTGGAGTGCCGAACTCAAGCTGCCAGTGCGCGAATTGAAACTGGAAACCGCGCACCTGATCGCCCTGCGCCCGGATGCGGACACCTTCCTGGCGGCGATCAAACGGGCGGGTAAACGGGTGGTACTGATCACCAATGCCCACCGCGACTCCCTGTCATTGAAACTCGAAAGAATCGAACTGGCGCCCTACTTCGAACGCTTGATCAGCTCCCACGACTACGGTTTCCCCAAGGAAAACCCGCAGTTCTGGGAGGCGTTACAGGCCGACATCGACTTCGACCCGGCACGCAGCCTGTTCATCGACGACACCCTGCCGATCCTGCGCAGTGCCCGGGAATTTGGTGTGGCGCATTTACTGGCGGTGAAAGAGCCGGACAGCCGAAAGGGGCCGAAGGACACGGCAGAGTTTGCGGCGGTGGAGGATTATCGGACGCTTATCGAAGGCCTCTGAGACCGAGGCGCCGGCATCGCGGGCAAGCCACGCTCCCACAAGATTGCGTATAACGCTGTGGGAGCGTGGCTTGCCCGCGATGGCCATCACACGGGCTAAAGCCTTACTCGGGAATCCGCAACGACTGTCCCGGATAGATCTTGTTCACGTCCTTGAGCATCGGTTTGTTGGCTTCGAAGATTTTGTTGTACAGGTTGGCGTTGCCATAAACGCGCAGGGAGATGGCGCTCAGCGTGTCACCCTTCTCGACCACGACAAACTTGGCCGCCACCACGACGGGCCCGGTCACGGTAATCTGGTCTTCAACGCCGCTGACACCCGCCACGTTGCCCAGCGCCAGGAGGATTTTTTCCTTCTCTTCCTGCGTATTCGCTTCGCCGCTGGCAATGACTTTATCGCCCTCGACCTTCACCTGAATCTTCGACGTGTCGATCCCCGTCAGCGCGCTTTGCACGTGCTTGGTCAACGCTTCACTGTTGGCCTCAGCCTTGTCCGGCGTCAGCGCATCGAGGATTTTTTCACCGGCTTCTTTTAGAAAACTGAACAGGCTCATCAGGTGCTCTCCATGGGAATTAAATGTTCAGACGCAAAAGCCTAGACCATCCCTGTGGCTTGTGGATCCAACCCGACCAATGACGCCGCTTCCCCCTGGCGATAGAATCCGTACTTGCTCAACCCCCTGGAGCCGCCCTGGAGCGAAGATGGACATCAAACAACTGAAATTCCTCATCGCTCTCGACGAAACACGCCACTTCGGCCAGGCCGCCGCGCGCTGCCACATCACTCAGCCGACCCTGTCCATGCGCCTGCGCAACCTCGAAGAAGAACTCGACTTGCCGCTGGTCAATCGCGGTCAGCGCTTCGAAGGCTTCACCGCGCCCGGCGAGCGGGTGCTGGCCTGGGCGCGCACGGTTCTGGCCGCCTACGATGGCCTGTACGCCGAGGCCGCCGCCTGTCGCGGCAACCTGGTCGGTACGTTGCGCCTGGGCGTGGTGCCGTTGTCGAGTTTCGATCCACTGCCGCTGCTGCAACGCCTGCACACGCAACACCCGAACCTGCGCTTCGAACTGTCGGCGTTGAGCTCCGAGCAGATCCTCGAACAACTGGCGAATAATCGACTGGATATCGGCGTCTCTTACCTGGAACGCCTGGACAGCGAACGCTTCGAGTCGCTGACGTTCAGCGAAGCGCGCATGGGCCTGCTTTACGATCAGCGTTTTTTCTCCTTTGGCGAGTCGCCACTGACTTGGGAATCGTTGATCGAACTGCCGCTGGGGATGCTCACCAGTGGCATGCACTTTCGCCAGTCCATCGACCACAACTTCCACATCCGAGGCCTGACGCCGCAACCGTTGCTGCAAACCGACGCGGTGCATCAATTGTTACAGGCAGTGCACGGGGGTCTGTGCTGTGCCGTGATGCCGCTGGATGGCGGTTTTGAACAACTCACCGACCATCTGCGCCTGCACCCCATCGACGATGCCCAGACCCTGGCCCGACTGGGGTTGATCATGCGGCGCAGCGCCCCACGATCGGCGCTGGCGGAAGCGTGTTTTGCGATCCTGCAACAATCGCTAGCGAAGGCTTGATCGACGCCATCTATCGGTGGATCAGTAATAGCAATTAGACGTGACATGTTGTCGCGCCTAGTCTTAAAGCTGATCAAATCGTCGGTGATGCCATGAACGCCAAGCGCCCTGACTGCTCGGCGCCCGCCTCCAAAACGCCCGAGCCCGCTGCCAGCCAGACTTACAGCTACAGCAACCTTCAATACTCTGAATCGGCCAGCACAGCGTTGGCCGAGGAAGTCGCGCTGGCGATTGCCTACAACGGCATCAGCCAGGCGGTCATGCTGGTGACACCGACCGATCTTGAAGACTTCGTCGTCGGCTTCAGTCTTGGCAGCGGCATCATCCAGGACGCTGGCGAGATTTATGACCTGCAACTCAGCGGCTCGGGTTCGGCGCAATACGCGCAAGTGACCATTGCCAACCGCGCGTTCTGGAACCTCAAGCAACAGCGCCGGCAACTGGCCGGCACCAGCGGTTGCGGGCTC
Proteins encoded in this window:
- a CDS encoding YiiD C-terminal domain-containing protein, which translates into the protein MNRDSRYLETVLHHDIPLTRDMGLKVLDWHDQQLRLYLPLDANVNHKSTMFGGSLYCGAVLAGWGWLHLRLKEEGIEDGHIVIQEGQISYPLPVTGDANAICQAPSAAVWKKFLTMYQRYGRARLTLHTRVVNAGSEEDAVTFTGQYVLHR
- the cysQ gene encoding 3'(2'),5'-bisphosphate nucleotidase CysQ; its protein translation is MNFSHPLMAPVVELALQAGEAILPFWRTGTAVTTKADDSPVTAADLAAHHLILAGLTALDPSIPVLSEEDANIPRSVRAGWQRWWLVDPLDGTKEFISGSEEFTVNIALIEQGRVVFGVVSMPTNGRFYVGGAGWGAWRGDRGEAPLPIQVREVPPAGAPFTVVASRRHSSPEQERLLAGLSASLGELELANIGSSLKFCLLAEGAADCYPRLAPTSQWDTAAAQGVLEGAGGEVLELSGAPFSYPARESLLNEFFLALPAKAAWREKLLELARS
- the nudE gene encoding ADP compounds hydrolase NudE; this translates as MRQKPTVLAREIVATSRLFCVEELKLRFSNGVERTYERLVGKGAGYGAVMVVAMLDAEHAVLVEEYCGGTDAYELSLPKGLIEPGEDVLAAAERELKEEAGFGARQLEHLTELSLSPGYMSQKIQVVLATDLYEERLEGDEPEPMGQSKVNLRELSTLVQNPQFTEGRALAALYLARDLLTQRGVFLP
- the yrfG gene encoding GMP/IMP nucleotidase; translated protein: MPLLPWHDIDTVLLDMDGTLLDLHFDNHFWLEHLPQRYADLHGVSRAMAELELQPLFERNAGLLQWYCLDFWSAELKLPVRELKLETAHLIALRPDADTFLAAIKRAGKRVVLITNAHRDSLSLKLERIELAPYFERLISSHDYGFPKENPQFWEALQADIDFDPARSLFIDDTLPILRSAREFGVAHLLAVKEPDSRKGPKDTAEFAAVEDYRTLIEGL
- the lysM gene encoding peptidoglycan-binding protein LysM, whose protein sequence is MSLFSFLKEAGEKILDALTPDKAEANSEALTKHVQSALTGIDTSKIQVKVEGDKVIASGEANTQEEKEKILLALGNVAGVSGVEDQITVTGPVVVAAKFVVVEKGDTLSAISLRVYGNANLYNKIFEANKPMLKDVNKIYPGQSLRIPE
- a CDS encoding LysR family transcriptional regulator — its product is MDIKQLKFLIALDETRHFGQAAARCHITQPTLSMRLRNLEEELDLPLVNRGQRFEGFTAPGERVLAWARTVLAAYDGLYAEAAACRGNLVGTLRLGVVPLSSFDPLPLLQRLHTQHPNLRFELSALSSEQILEQLANNRLDIGVSYLERLDSERFESLTFSEARMGLLYDQRFFSFGESPLTWESLIELPLGMLTSGMHFRQSIDHNFHIRGLTPQPLLQTDAVHQLLQAVHGGLCCAVMPLDGGFEQLTDHLRLHPIDDAQTLARLGLIMRRSAPRSALAEACFAILQQSLAKA